The DNA window ttttcttcttcctcttcctccccttcatcctcctcttctactattatattttttgtcattattatcgtcgtcgctgtcgttgttgttgttgttgttttcattattttgacaTTTAGCTGATCACTATTCAAGTTCAAATTTACCTTTaactaacatctctctctctctctctctctctctctctctctctctctctctctctctctctctctctctctctcatacacacacacacacacacacacacacacacacacacacacacacacacacacacacacacacacacacggtagctcaatggttagagcgctggtttcacaagccagaggaccggggttcgattccccggccgggtggagatatttgggtgtgtctcctttcaagtgtagcccctgttcacctagcagagagTAGGTACggcatgtaaatcgaggagttgtgaccttgttgtcccggtgtgtggtgtgtgcctggtctcaagcctatccatagatcggaaataatgagctctaagctcgttccgtagggtaacgtctggctgtctcgtcacagactgcagcagatcaaacagtgaatacacacacacacactcactcacacacacacacacacacacacacacacacacacacacacacacacacataccaaggACATGAAAGTTTGTAAGTATGTTTGGCTGGGAATGTCGTGATGCTGGcggtgggtgtgtggtgagaaTAACCATTTACTCACACCACTACTTGGGATAATGATTATATTAGAAATTAGTGATGAGGGAGGAGTACGACTATGACCTGAATGAGTACAGGATATGGTGAtgagagcagtagtagtggtggttgtggtgagggtaaggataagaaggaagttAGTGATCATGGTACAGGAAGGAGAAATTAGTTCAAGTTTAGTAAGGTTAGTTTTCATAAGACACGAGGTAGCTGGTTCCAAGATGGCGGAGTGTTGAAATAGAATAGACTCAATATGTTTAGTACTTTTGACATTAGCCTCTTGAATACCATGAggcgtttccacattcactctgcttactatttggttccatacagcttcaaaaactcttGTGGtagagtaaaatagtgaagactgtggccattaatcttctgacctccatagacccttcttaatgttaataaaatggtctaatcgtcggcaaatctcaaggtaaaaatgagtctcagtattgaaggggttaagggaaccGGCACATCAGTAGACTTTTTCCTTATATAGccgttttttgttgccttttacCGATGTCTCtcgttttttattgatttattttttcatattagaaaaaaactggtcaaaagtaacaaaaaacgaGCAAACGAAAAATAATAAGCCCACTGAAATGCCAGTCCACGAACAGGgtcaagagaataaaagaatgggataaactatacaaatatcaaaacaaaacacaaaaacaaagagatagaggaggaggaggaggaggaggaggaggaggaggaggaggaggaggaggaggaggaggaggaggaggaggaggaggaggaggaggaggaggaggaggaggaggaggagaaggaggaggccctGCACCAATTACAATGATTAGCTTCCTCAACCAAACGTGGAGTCTTGCCCACGTGAAAGCTGTTTGATGGTACAACATTcatgcacgtctctctctctctctctctctctctctctcactcactcactcactcactcactcactcactcactctctctctctctctctctctctctctctctctctctctctctctctctctctctctcaaatcttcaCGAGAGTCGAATAGTTAAGGAATACCTGTCCGTTTAGTTCGGTTGTGCAGGTAACGGGACGGGACTCGCGGCTCCAGACACCCCGCCAGCCTCCCTCTGAAGCAAACAAGCCACAAAAACACTTCCTTTTACTCTATCAGACGCGCCCCACCACCCAGCCATGCgaccttccctcacctgtcccgTACTCACATCCTACATTCCTCCTGCCACTAAACGCCACCTTCCCAATCCCCTAGCACTCCTGAATGGCACTACTCTCGCCTCACATCCCCTCAACGTGGCATTCGTCCCTTCCTACACTCCCCCACTCTCCCCCCAAACACACGCCGTAATATCACAGCAATAGTCAATGTGGCAATAAAATGTGATCACGTGCTATGTCGATGTCGGTGTCGTTGCGGGCGTCCTTATGGCACCAGCTGTGTGTGTTCGTGATCTTTATTGTTTGTATTCACCTCAGTTGTTTAGCAGCGCTGCTGGCCTCCGAGCACCAGCACTGTTACGTTCACTGGTTTAACACTATCAACATTCTCCGTCCATGCGGCGAGGGAGCTGTTTTGTAGGCACGCTCTTTGACTAGATGTAATttcaagcaaacaaacactgaCGTAAAATTATCGTGTTAAAGTTCAGGTGTCAGCTGTGTTATGTAGTCCTTGTGGTGCAGGAAGCAGTGAGGCTGCCATCCCGCCCTAAGTCTCAGCCTCACACTCAGGGCCTCAAGGGACCAACGGCAGTCCAAGCAGTAAAACGCGACAGTCAGACGCCGCAGATTTGTTACACGGCGAGGTCACTCACAGCGTGTTTTCCTTCACAGGACAATTGCTGCGCGGGCCGCGACGCGTGGTGCggctgtgtgtgtttgcgctacTGCTGCCCGCGGTGCTCATCACCGTGCCCCTGTACGTACGCCTGGTACTGTATCCCCCCGCCCACTACCCCATGATGCCTACAGACCAACGCCTCCTTTCCCgccacgcctcctccttctggtgCCAGGTGAGTGCCACGCACACACGCTGGCCACGCTGACCAAGTAAcacaacaaggaaaacaatCTGCTTTGAAACAACACTGACCCGTAATCTCTCCACACAACCCTCCCACATCCAAACACGTCACAGGCTTCTGCCGGCGCCCTaacccttgccttccctttccttcctgccagGCCCAATCCACACACATGAACGGCTCGTTCACCAGCTACCTGACGAGCGGTAGGCCCGAGTTGCGGCCTGACAGACGCACCTACGTCATGTTGAACCATCTCAGGGCGCGGGACGACGTCAAGGAGTACTGGGGATTCTACTTGCTACGGGGCTCCACCGTCACCATCTCCTCGTGCGCCAGGTAGGTGCTAGACGGCGCCACACGTTGTTATTGTGTATCACCAGTACACTAACTATTCAGCGACTACACAAGACTCGTTAAATTGTTTCTGGATCACTTTCACTTTTATGAGCTGCTTGATATTGGCGGAAGAatatcactcttccccaatctCAAAATAATCATATTAATGAAAGATAACGTCTTTTCAAGCTCACTTCGTTCGTTAAGTTACTCAGTACTATGTTAAATGAAAGCGGTCTCTTTCCCCATGCCTATCGCTGTACGCAGTGCTACACTGCGGTGCTCAGCCTGGAAGGGCAGGCAGGGAAGTGTGGCGTGAGCCGCGAAGCATGACTGAGCCTTGTGTCTCCCACAGATGGTCAGGCGGTCAGCTTATGATCCTGAGAGGCGTGGAAAACCTGCACCGCTGCGCCTGGATAGGAGAGAAGGATTCTGCAGAAAATTTGGCCGAGGACGATGACGACATCAGCAACGAGCGTCACCGGCAGGAGGAACTGGCAAGGATGCGGAGGCCCAGCGTGTACCAGGCCTCCGATGACTACACCGATCCCGAGGCAAGCATTGGTGCAGAGGCCACAGGCCCCAAGGCCCAGCCCCTCCACTCGGAGGAGCGGCGGCAAGGAATTACCAAGCTGCTGCGGAAAGCTCTCAAAATGAGCAAAGACAAGGGTGAAATCTTGAAAATCCTTCACTCTCAAGACAAAAATCAAAATTCCATGAAGGTCAAACAAGATGGTGACTTAGCcatcaacagcaacacaaaaccTTCAACGAAAGTCATGTTGGCTAATCAAGGAACGTCCCACGATGGAGAAACCAGCGTGCCAGGAGGCGAACCGACGCCCGCCGAGGACGGTGACCTCACGACGCCGAGCACGCCACGCcgggggaggaaaaatagaagactgAAGGACGAACTCAGACAGCGGCGActtaacaagaggaggagaaagaagggtaaCACTAGAGACAAGAACCTTACAGAAGAGTTGCTGCCGGCAAACACAAGACACAGGCGagacgtggaagaggaggaggaggagaacacagaCGGAGCGTTTGAAGAGCTGGACACAGAGGACGTTGTTGACTTGCTGACGGATGATAAGTCCCACAAGATTCCTGCAGAAGAGAGGGCGCTGGGGGCGCAGGTGTTCTTCCCTGAGGGGCTGAAGTACGAGAGAGGAACAGTCAACCAAACCACGGCCAACGACCACTctcgagaggaagaggtgtcTTCCTTCTCCAGCAGCGAGGAGGCCCTAGCGAGCTGCGAGGGCGTCATTATCAACCTGCAGCTGGTGCCCTACAGAAGGTGCAATTACCAGAGTCTGGACCTGAACAAGATCTCCTACGACATCCCCATCACCGGCACCTACTACTTCGTGTTCTCCAGCGACAACGAGATCTACGTCAACGATCTCTACTTCAACGTGACTATGGAGCGCGTGGTGTACAACGTCAGCAAGAGAGAGGAGCTGTGCACCAACACCACAGACTGCCTCATGCCCCTCGGCTTCTGGTCCAACGACCAGACCGTGGTGGAAGTGCCCCCCGAGGCCACCTGGAACCACTCCTACGTGATGGACGTAAAGTGCGAGCCGCGGGTGTATGTCTACCTGAGCTTCCTGCTGCTGGTGCCGCTGCTCATCATGTGCTGTGCCTTCTACTGAGCCTCCCGCCCCACCCACTGCAGCCAGGAGCCAACATGTCAGCGTGATCACGAAGGAACTCGCTTGGTCTTGCCTTTGCGGTGATTATTATGTATCAGCTTCAGGAGTCGACAAATCATGGGGATGCTTTCCTAGCAAGACTGCTTCTCTGAGGCTAGCAGCTGCAGCTCCCTAACCCTTCTCCACCGAGGTGGTGATGCGGCAGCGTTTATCACGCTCCCTTGGTGTGATGATATTCATTATACCGATAGGCGGGCGCTCCTCTTCATACACAACGTCACGCAACCTCAACCTGTGGTgcttctaggttaagttagagttAAGGAATGAGTTATGAGTGCCGCGCCCGGAGACCCTCGCCCTTGCCCGTGAGGGACGCGCACTACAGCTGTATCCTTAGCTGATGCTCATTATGTGTCAAGATCCTCAACCCTTAACCCTCACCCGttatcctccccctccccctcacagCTACATCTGGTTCTCACATTCAGGTGCCGCTCAGCCTGTCTTCCTCCCGCTGCCAAGGCGGCTGTGGTTCTTCAAGCCGGTCTGTGTTGGGGCCTCTGTTGCCTCGACTCCTCACACTCACGTTAacacctacctatctatctatctatctatctatctatctacctacctatccatctacctacctatccatCGCACTCTcgtaaccgtgtgtgtgtgtgtgtgtgtgtgtgtgtgtgtgtgtgtgtgtgtgtgtgtgtgtgtgtgtgtgtgtgtgtgtgtgtgtgtgtgtgtgtgtgtgtgtgtgtgtatttacctagttgtagttttacagggcctgggctttatgctcgtgtggtcccgtctccatatctacacttatccaatttttctttaaaactatgtacactctttgctgataccacttcctcactcaaactgttccaagtctcaacacatctttgcggaaactaaatttttaacatctctcagacatcgtcccttccttagtttcttactatgcgatcttgtgcttctaaagtcatattcttctctcaggatcagtttctcattatccacttcatccattccgttaatcaatttataaacttgtatcagatcctctctctcttctctgctccaaggttggtagatccattgcctttagtctctcctcatatgccatccctttaaattctggaaccattcttgtagccatttttgtagtctctctaattttcttatgtgtttctttttgtagagtccacacaactcctgcatattccaatctaggtcttattttagtacttatcaatttcttcatcatttccttgtccatatagtgaaatgctactccaatattccttagcaaattatacgtctctctgaaaattctatcaatatggctaaccggttgattattttcttccattgtcactcccaagtccttttccttttttacttttctagttctactccatctcccatcttatagattcccactggtcgtctttcacttttcccatttccatgacatggcttttgtccacattgaattccatctcccattttttgctccatttccagatcttgtttaagtcttcctgtagtatttcacaatcctctttttgtttaatgactctgcacagtttcgcatcgtccgcaaacagatttatgtagctgttcactccctctggcatgtcatttatatatacgagaaaaagtattggtgccaatactgaccctgtggcactccgctgtctactgttctccacttggacttcatatctttaactatcgtccttatttctcttcccattaagtaattcttcatccatctcaatgtgcttccttttaagccacccttctcctctaacttccatagtaatctttcatgtggcactttatcaaaagtgtgtgtgtgtgtgtgtgtgtgtgtgtgtgtgtgtgtgtgtgtgtgtgtgtgtgtgtgtgtgtgtgtgtgtgtgtgtgtgtgtgtgtgtgtgtttgtgtgtgcgtgtgcatgtgcgtgtgcgtgtgcatgtcgTCGGGTAGCTGGAGGTCCTCAGACGCGGCACCGCGGGGAGGGCAACTGTGTATGTACGTGCAAGACGCTTTTCACTGACGAGTTCTATGACATGAGTCTTCTGTGTTATTTGTACTCACACGTGTATATAATGTGACCAAGGAATGGCTCTGTTTACCCCAGGCCAGCCCCACACGAGGGAAAGACGGCGCTGTGATGAATTCCTACTCTTCTGTTACTGTCCCAATGTATCCCTCACTACGGCGCTGTGATAAACCTCAACTATTGTGTTACTCTGTCCTTTACTCCATGTCGGGTCGTCCTCTGTGGGGAGCGACGTTAAGTTGTTgaacaaaatatacaataaactTTGTTATATCACGTGTCTTTTTAATCACATATACGGAGATTAaaggggaggtttcaagacattaaatttatcccattcttctgGCCAACTACTCTGACTCTGTTCggtgactggcatctcagtgggcctttcttttactgttttttgttgcctttggtcagttttccctcaaataaaaaaaaaaatatgtaacttTGTGTAATAGTGTGGTAAGCTTTCTTCAGGTAACTCTGCTTTCCGAACTGTTGTCTTTAGGGAATGGCTGCTTTAGGGAGCTTTCCATACGCACTCTATGCATTTCGAACTGTCTTCTTTAGGGATTGGCACCTTTAATAAGTCTTTTTTTCGTCAGTTTGTGTTACCCTTGGCCGGAACTCTTCACACGTACGTACATAAAAAGATCTTCATAActttaagaacaagaacaccaacGTATCTTAAAACTTTCCAGTGAGACAGAGACGgagaagaccaccaccaccaccaccaccaccaccaccaccaccaccacgcacaagGACGACACACTAAGCTAACAGACATGCCCTCTGAACTCTTTTCCTTTCGGGACTGGCAGCTTTAATGTCTTTTAtcgtcctgttttttttttttctcttattaattttttgttggCCTTGACCAGAACCATTCTTACGTAAAAATTACATAATAGACTTTGCACTAGTGACTTTTTAAACACGAGCTGCAAGACTCCCTGACGACACGATGACAGCTTTGTGGTAGAGGGAGTGAGACGAACAGGACAGCAATGAGTTAATTAGTGCCCATATACGTGAGTCTGTGGATGAGTCAATACGTGCGTGAGTCAATACGTGCGTGAATCAGTACCTGCGTCATTCAGTATGTGCTTGAAACAGTGAGTGTGTGGGAATGTGCATGAGTCAGTGAGCATATgggtgtgtgtcagtgagtttGTGCCTTGAGTCAGTATTTTTGTGACAGTATAcgtgagttagtgagtgtgtgGATGAGTCAGTGAGTGTGAGAATATGAAACAGTTAATGGGAATATAGTTCAATATACCGAGTCAGTAAAGGAGAATTAAACATGAGTTAGTTAATATAAATAAGACTGCGCCAGTGAGTGAATCATAAGACAGTGACTACCTGCCtcgctgactaactgactgactaagtgACGTTAAGCTCCAGAAGACAAAAGTTAATCAATACACTCACTTCTCTGATACggtgagacagaaagacagacagacacacatacacacacacacacacacacacattaataataataataataataataataataataataataataataataataataagagaagaagaagaagaagaagaagaagaagaagaagaagaagaagaagaagaagaagaagaagaagaagaagaagaagaagaagaagaagaagaagaagaagaagaagaagaagaagatgatgatgatgatgatgatgaaataataaagataaaaacaaaaacatctatatagaacaaacaacaacaacaacaccgtaTCACCAAGaccaaccttccctccctttaaaGAGACAAGCAAGACAAGTCGCTACGTGGTCTTCCCTCCCCCTTGTCTCCTCATCAGGCggcaaaaataaatattttcagCAGGCCCCTCgtccccttttctcccttttaaatAGCCTTTTCCGACACGCAGAGGTTACGGAGACACGTACTCTGCGTC is part of the Portunus trituberculatus isolate SZX2019 chromosome 19, ASM1759143v1, whole genome shotgun sequence genome and encodes:
- the LOC123506352 gene encoding uncharacterized protein LOC123506352 isoform X1, yielding MSALYLPSEMKEGRAPSYVSLNKDFILLKPNKPGQLLRGPRRVVRLCVFALLLPAVLITVPLYVRLVLYPPAHYPMMPTDQRLLSRHASSFWCQAQSTHMNGSFTSYLTSGRPELRPDRRTYVMLNHLRARDDVKEYWGFYLLRGSTVTISSCARWSGGQLMILRGVENLHRCAWIGEKDSAENLAEDDDDISNERHRQEELARMRRPSVYQASDDYTDPEASIGAEATGPKAQPLHSEERRQGITKLLRKALKMSKDKGEILKILHSQDKNQNSMKVKQDGDLAINSNTKPSTKVMLANQGTSHDGETSVPGGEPTPAEDGDLTTPSTPRRGRKNRRLKDELRQRRLNKRRRKKGNTRDKNLTEELLPANTRHRRDVEEEEEENTDGAFEELDTEDVVDLLTDDKSHKIPAEERALGAQVFFPEGLKYERGTVNQTTANDHSREEEVSSFSSSEEALASCEGVIINLQLVPYRRCNYQSLDLNKISYDIPITGTYYFVFSSDNEIYVNDLYFNVTMERVVYNVSKREELCTNTTDCLMPLGFWSNDQTVVEVPPEATWNHSYVMDVKCEPRVYVYLSFLLLVPLLIMCCAFY
- the LOC123506352 gene encoding uncharacterized protein LOC123506352 isoform X2, with translation MNGSFTSYLTSGRPELRPDRRTYVMLNHLRARDDVKEYWGFYLLRGSTVTISSCARWSGGQLMILRGVENLHRCAWIGEKDSAENLAEDDDDISNERHRQEELARMRRPSVYQASDDYTDPEASIGAEATGPKAQPLHSEERRQGITKLLRKALKMSKDKGEILKILHSQDKNQNSMKVKQDGDLAINSNTKPSTKVMLANQGTSHDGETSVPGGEPTPAEDGDLTTPSTPRRGRKNRRLKDELRQRRLNKRRRKKGNTRDKNLTEELLPANTRHRRDVEEEEEENTDGAFEELDTEDVVDLLTDDKSHKIPAEERALGAQVFFPEGLKYERGTVNQTTANDHSREEEVSSFSSSEEALASCEGVIINLQLVPYRRCNYQSLDLNKISYDIPITGTYYFVFSSDNEIYVNDLYFNVTMERVVYNVSKREELCTNTTDCLMPLGFWSNDQTVVEVPPEATWNHSYVMDVKCEPRVYVYLSFLLLVPLLIMCCAFY